One Gemmatimonadales bacterium genomic region harbors:
- the glyA gene encoding serine hydroxymethyltransferase: protein MTSMNPVEPSPDLLASDPAVAAIIARETARQAEGLELIASENFASPAVLAAMGSSLTNKYAEGYPGKRYYGGCEIVDEVETLAIVRAKQLFGAAHANVQPHSGSQANFAAYLAVMRPGDTLLGMALRHGGHLTHGAAPSESGKMFRAVQYGVREDTGIIDYDQVQSLARAEKPKVIVVGGSAYPRVIDFAAFAAIAREVGAVLVVDMAHFAGLVAAGVHPSPVPHAGIVTSTTHKTLRGPRGGLILCTEQHAKTVDKEIFPGSQGGPLMHVIAAKAVAFGEALQPSFKDYARQIVANARALGDALIERGYALVSGGTDTHLLLVDLRAKGLTGKEVEEALGRAGITVNKNTVPGDTQSPFVTSGVRIGTPALTTRGMKEPEMRTIGGLIDRAITGRADEAGLKRVKGEVLELAERFPLYGLPARPAALLA from the coding sequence CTCCCCCGACCTCCTCGCCTCCGACCCCGCGGTCGCCGCCATCATCGCCCGCGAAACGGCGCGCCAGGCCGAAGGCCTGGAGCTGATCGCCTCCGAGAACTTCGCCTCCCCGGCGGTGCTCGCCGCCATGGGCTCGTCCCTGACCAACAAGTACGCCGAGGGATACCCGGGCAAGCGCTACTACGGCGGCTGCGAGATCGTGGACGAGGTCGAGACGCTGGCCATCGTGCGCGCCAAACAGCTCTTCGGCGCGGCGCACGCTAACGTCCAGCCGCACAGCGGATCGCAGGCCAACTTCGCCGCCTACCTGGCCGTGATGCGGCCGGGCGACACCCTCCTCGGCATGGCCCTGCGCCACGGCGGCCACCTCACCCACGGGGCGGCGCCCAGCGAGTCGGGGAAGATGTTCCGCGCCGTGCAGTACGGCGTGCGGGAGGACACCGGGATCATCGATTACGACCAGGTGCAGAGCCTGGCTCGCGCCGAGAAGCCCAAGGTCATCGTCGTGGGCGGCAGCGCCTATCCGCGGGTGATCGACTTCGCCGCGTTCGCCGCGATCGCCAGGGAGGTCGGCGCGGTGCTGGTCGTGGACATGGCGCACTTCGCCGGATTGGTGGCCGCCGGTGTCCATCCCTCGCCGGTGCCCCACGCCGGCATCGTGACCAGCACGACCCACAAGACCCTGCGCGGCCCGCGTGGCGGCCTGATCCTGTGCACCGAGCAGCATGCCAAGACGGTGGACAAGGAGATCTTCCCCGGCTCGCAGGGCGGTCCGCTGATGCACGTCATCGCCGCCAAGGCCGTCGCCTTCGGCGAAGCGCTCCAACCGTCGTTCAAGGACTACGCGCGACAGATCGTCGCCAACGCACGCGCCCTCGGCGACGCCCTCATCGAGCGCGGGTACGCGCTGGTCTCCGGTGGCACGGACACCCACCTCCTGCTAGTGGACCTGCGCGCCAAGGGCCTCACCGGCAAGGAGGTCGAGGAAGCCCTCGGCCGCGCTGGGATCACCGTCAACAAGAACACCGTGCCCGGGGACACCCAGTCACCCTTCGTGACCAGCGGGGTCCGGATCGGCACGCCGGCGCTGACCACCCGTGGCATGAAGGAGCCGGAGATGCGGACGATCGGCGGGCTGATCGACCGCGCCATCACGGGCCGCGCCGACGAGGCCGGGTTGAAACGGGTGAAGGGTGAGGTGCTGGAGCTGGCCGAGCG